The [Clostridium] celerecrescens 18A genomic sequence TCTGCCATATTTCCATGGATTTGGAAGCTGCCTACCCGGATGAACGGATTAAGTCCTACACCCGAAACGCTGTTCTGGAAAAGGGAAAAGAAATCACGATAACCGATCATTACGAAGGAGATCTTCCATGTCCCGTGCTGTCGCTTATGTTCTATGAGGAACCTACTGTATGTGAAAATACCGTACAAATCGGAGATTTGGGCAGCCTTCTTATCGAAGGTGCATCAAATATACAAAAAGAAGTGATCCCAATTTCTGATGAACGTTTGAAAACTTCATGGAAACATGATGTATATCGGTTACTGGTTACTATGGAACATAAGGATCTGACCCTAAGGATCCGATAATTTCAGGAAGCAGTGGCCAAATTATGACATCATAAGAGATATTGTCTATTGAGTTGTAGCATATTTTCTTCTTTATAATATAATGTAGTATACCATGATGGTATAACGAAACATTCCTAATTATTAAGCAAAATGGAGGTCACATCATGAATGATCTTGATATGAGAATATGTGAATGCGATTGTGATGAATGTGAGGACTGCAACTGCAATATCGTATGCGAACGTCCCAGAAAGCACTTAAAGCCAAACAGAACAATATTAAAATGCGGCAGCCAGGGTGGCGTAACCATACCATTGGCAACAGTTGCCGGTGCTGCCTTTACTCTGGCCACAGTAAACGTTGATACAAAAGCTTTAAAAAACCCATGCATTAAATTTGAATTTGCAAGTAATATCGTTACTACCGCTGCTGTAATTACTCTGAATTTCCAGGTATTCAAACAGTGTAAAGGCATCCTGACTCCTATTCCCGTAGGACCAATCTGGACTTTCTCACGGCTTGTAGCTATTACTGATGCTAACACCTTCACCTTCTTCGTTTGCGACTGTGATTTGTGCAACGATGACTGCTGCACTTACAGTGTAGTTGCTACGGTTGCTGGCGTTGCTACGGTTGGTGTTACTGCTATAAACAATGCAACCCTTGCTGCAATTATTGTAGATAATGACTGCTTCTAATTCCTGGTTCAAATGGTAGGTACAAGGGATGTATGTCCAATAGCTGCATAAATTAACTTTCTATCATAGATAGAGTGTTTGGCCAAACCCGGCTGAATACTCTATCTATGAGCATTCAAATAAGGAGCTGTGGCCATTATGTATAACCGCTTATTCAGTATGTCTTGCCGTCCTATTTTTCCATATCGTAATACACCCAATAGGAATATGCAGCTTCCGCAGCCAATCCAGCCCAAAATACTTAACCACAGCCAGTGTATACAAAATGTTCAGGAGTGTTCCTGTAATTCACCTCCTGCAAATCAGGCTTTAATAAAATGTTCTGCTAAGGGAGGTATCATTTTACCTGAACATTCGGAAAAAAACGCTACATATAACGTAGCTTCGCTTAATATAGATACCTTCAGCTACAGGAATTTTTCAATTCATTTTAACTTTTCCTGTAATATCCTTACCACCAGCGCCCGTATGCATCTCAGATTTCAGTTGTTTAAACAAGGAAATGATCTGATGGCTTTAACGCCTGTCAGTTCCAGCCTGGTTTACAGCAGAAATGAGGATAGCAGGGAAACAAATACCTTTTCTTTCATTGCCTATGATCAAGACTCCATGAGTTGCAGATGCTGCAATTACAGTGTATATGTGGAAATTATGGGCTTTGATACGATTGGCACCATTATGATTACAAATCCAATTCTCATTGCATCTATCATTGAAAATAATAGTGGAATTGTTTAGAGGGGAATTTCATGAAAAATCAAACTAATTTAAGATTTACAAACTCTACCATAACCATTGAAGAAAATACGATTAGATGGGAAAATCATATGATTAAAACTGAAAATATTTCTCATATATGGATGGGAAGCTGCTCAGATAAAACATTTCCTTACCATTTTGTTCTCATCCTATTACTCATAGCTTTGTCTGGTACCAGCCCTGCAAGCATCATTGGGATACTTCTGGCTCTGATCCTATATCCCATCACCTGGTTTTACTGGCATCGGAAACAGGAAAGTTCCATAGGGATCAATTTTGAAATCAGCTCCGGTAAAATTTACTCATTTATTTGTAATAATGAGGAATTTACCCACCAGGCCTATGACCTGATCAGCAATCTTATTTCAAAAAGGAATATGGCTTCAAGACTTGAAATTAGCTTTCTCGGGGATGGAAAGATTATTGATAACTCCGAAACAGATAAGGAGTCTTCTTCCAGCGCACAAATGGTGAATGTCATGGCAAGCGGAATAAATGAACCAATTATCAGGGAACTTCAAAAGTTAACTTTGCACTATACAAAAAATAGTGAAATTAATAATGAAATTTTGAGTTTGATCGAAAAAACGACCCAATCAATAAATATGAATGATAAAGTTGAGGCAAAGAAGTTCTACAGCAGTTTTGTCACTATGGGACTTATTAACGATTGCAATGAATTAGGGCTGAATGCTCTGATTAATGAAATTAAAGCTAATATCTATTGACCGGTATCTATTATGAAAGTTCTTTTGATTCTATACCATCAGAATAAAACGGTGTACCCGCTTATTATAGACGCTCCTTTTTGATAAGTTTTTTATTTTTAAAATTCTTATTAAAAAGGAGTATTTTATTTTGCCCCGGTCCTTACTGTTCGTTGGAATGGCCATTGCTCAGCCTGCAGCAGACCTTTTAAAATTCATGGCATATTAAATACCGGTACACTATCTATGACCCCTTTCAAACAATTTACAATTATATAGAAACAGGCTCTCTTATCAGCAAAAATACATAACTCCACGCTCTATCAGTTCTTAGATTCCCAACTCTAAGGGGCAAGCTTTGACTTTGCAGACAATCTTAGTCATCTTTAAATTCTAATTTTCCTAGAATTATCCCAGAATATTTACTTCCAATTCGCAGTGATTTTTGCGTCATTATTAAGTTCAGCTAATTTCTAACAAACTTGTCATTCAATACATATCATAAGGTATAAAGGAGTACGAAGTTCCTTTATATTCTGATTTTTAATCTTGCATCAAACGCTTATAAGCAAAAAATCAAAATATCATACCTTAACAGGAGGGAATTATAATGAATAATTGTAGAAATTGGGACGATGATCGCTGCTTTGATAGATGCGGTTGTTGCCCTGGACCGCAAGGCCCCAGAGGCTGCCCTGGACCAACCGGACCTAGAGGGCCACAGGGACCAACCGGACCTAGAGGGCCACAGGGACCAACCGGACCTAGAGGGCCACAGGGACCGACTGGGCCTAGAGGCTTCCAGGGACCGACTGGACCGACTGGACCGACTGGACCTAGAGGCTTCCAGGGGCCAACTGGACCGACTGGACCTATTGGACCGCAAGGACCTCAAGGGCCTCAAGGACCTGCCGGACCTCAGGGACCAGTAGGACCTCAAGGGCCTCAAGGAATACAAGGACCAACTGGACCGACCGGACCAACTGGTGCTACCGGTGCTCAGGGACCAACTGGGCCAACCGGTGCCACTGGCGCGACTGGTGCTCAGGGACCAACCGGGCCAACCGGACCAACCGGTGCCACTGGCGCGACTGGTGCTCAGGGACCAACCGGGCCAACCGGACCAACCGGTGCCACTGGCGCGACTGGTGCTCAGGGACCAACCGGGCCAACCGGACCAACCGGTGCCACTGGCGCGACTGGTGCTCAGGGACCAACTGGGCCGACTGGACCAACAGGTGCCACTGGCGCGACTGGTGCTCAGGGACCAACTGGGCCGACTGGACCAACTGGACCAACCGGCGCGACTGGCGCTCAGGGACCAACTGGGCCAACCGGCGCGACTGGCGCTCAAGGACCAACTGGACCTACTGGCGCGACTGGCGCTCAAGGACCGACTGGACCTACTGGCGCGACTGGCGCTCAAGGACCGACTGGACCTACTGGCGCTACTGGCGCTCAAGGACCGACTGGACCAACCGGCGCGACTGGCGCTCAAGGACCGACTGGACCAACCGGCGCTACTGGCGCTCAAGGACCAACTGGACCAACCGGCGCTACTGGCGCTCAAGGACCAACTGGACCAACCGGTGCTACTGGCGCTCAAGGACCAACTGGACCAACCGGTGCTACTGGCGCGACTGGTGCCCAGGGGCCGACTGGACCGACTGGTGCTCAGGGACCAACTGGACCAACCGGTGCTACTGGCGCGACTGGTGCCCAGGGGCCGACTGGACCGACTGGACCGACCGGTGCTACCGGCGCTCAGGGACCAACTGGACCAACCGGTGCTACTGGCGCGACTGGCGCCCAGGGGCCGACTGGACCGACTGGACCGACCGGCGCGACCGGCGCTCAGGGACCAACTGGACCAACCGGTGCTACTGGCGCGACTGGCGCCCAGGGGCCGACTGGACCGACTGGACCAACCGGCGCGACCGGCGCTCAGGGACCAACTGGACCAACCGGTGCTACCGGCGCGACTGGCGCCCAGGGGCCGACTGGACCGACTGGGCCACAGGGACCGACAGGTGCTACCGGTGCTCAGGGACCGACTGGACCAACCGGCGCTACTGGCGCGACTGGCACCCAGGGGCCGACTGGACCGACTGGACCTCAGGGACCGACTGGACCGACTGGGCCAACAGGTGCTACTGGCGCTCAGGGACCAACCGGACCAACCGGTGCTACTGGCGCGACTGGCGCCCAGGGGCCGACTGGACCGACTGGGCCTACTGGCTCTACTGGTGCCCAAGGACCGACTGGACCGACTGGACCGACCGGGCTAACTGGCGCGACTGGACCGACTGGTTCTACCGGTGCTGCTGGACCGACTGGACCGACTGGTCCGACTGGGCTAACTGGCGCTACCGGACCAACTGGGCCAACTGGCGCGACTGGTGCTCAAGGACCTATTGGACCGACTGGGCCTCAGGGACCTGAAGGACCTCAGGGACCACAAGGAATTGAAGGATCTGTTGGACCTACTGGCGCCACAGGTGCCACTGGACCGACTGGACCGACTGGGCCTACTGGCTCTACTGGTGCCCAGGGACCGACTGGACCAACCGGACCTCAGGGACCTCTGGGACCACAAGGAATTGAAGGGCCTGTTGGACCGACCGGACCGACTGGAGCTCAAGGAGCTGCTGGACCTACTGGGCCTACTGGTGCTACCGGCGCTCAAGGGTCTGTTGGACCGACTGGACCTCAGGGATCAGAAGGGCCTCAAGGACCTCAAGGAATCGAAGGATCTGTTGGACCGACTGGACCGACTGGACCTCAAGGAATACAAGGACCGACTGGACCGACCGGACCAGCTGGAATTTCTTCAGGATTTATTATTCCTTTTGCCACAGGTTATATAAACGCAACTCCTGCCACTAACTCTACCGGAGCATCATCCGCTATCTCGTTAACCGGCTATGGAGAAAGTGCAACAACGTTGACTCTGACATCCGAGACCACGTTTTCAATCAATACAGCGGATGGATGGTATACCTTTACAATGCCAACCGATGGAACCCTTCAGTCGATTTATGCAAATTTTGCTACGGTTGCAGCATTTACACCTACTACCAATATAACGCTATATGTGGCTATTGCAACCGCGCCTTCCAATAGCGCTAATTATACCATTATTACTAGTTCCATTACCCCTGCAACCCAGGTTTATGCACAGGGAACTGCTTATCCTGCTTATACGACCCGAGCAGGCTTCTCCACTGGATTAAACATCCCCCTTACAGCAGGAACTCAGGTTGCAATCGTACTGGGATTTACTACCAGCGGCGGTACTCAGGCACAAAGCTTGCCTTTCTTCTATTCAGGAGGCTTGTATTTACAGTAACAAAAAGAAAACAAAAGGAAAATACCCTTATTTATTTCCAATAGTGATAGTCTCTCCTCCCGAAAATGGTTGTCAGACGAACGGTAATAAGCTTTTATTGCCAGGCCAGCATCTTAAGGTGCTGGCCTTCACTTTGTTCAAACCACTATGCTTTTAATGCAATTAAGCTGATATTCAAATACGGATATTTTTTAAGTTTGTCATTTTTTCTGTAGTTCGAATACCAATTAACTAATAACATATGATGAATTTCACTAAACTTAAGTTCTTTTAAATTTCTTTTAATCATTCAAAATCTAAATTCCTTGGTAAAATTTCTTCTTTCGACTGCATACCAATGACATTCAATCTTATGCTCTGCTTTATGCCTGTTTGTTTGCTATGCCCCGGATTAATATTACAGGAATCAATTAATGATTAACTATACGTTGCCGTTGATTTGTTTTCTAACAAACCTGTCATTCAATACATATGATAAGTTATAAAGAGTTGGAAAACCCTTTATAGATTTTAGCCATATACAAAAGATTTATAATTATAACATCGCAATATCGCACCTTAACAGGAGGGAATTATAATGAATAATTGTAGAAATTGGGATGAAAAACGCTGCTTTGACGAGGGCTGTTGCTGTGGCTCCGAGGTTAGATGCTGCGTTGGACCGACTGGGCCGCAAGGGCCTAGAGGCTGCCCAGGACCTAGAGGGCCTCAGGGACCGACTGGACCGACTGGGCCACAAGGACCACGGGGGCCTCAGGGACCGACTGGACCGACTGGGCCACAAGGACCACGGGGACTACAAGGGCCTAGAGGTTTACAGGGGCCGACTGGACCGACTGGGCCACAAGGGCCTAGAGGTTTACAGGGACCGACTGGACCGACTGGACCACAGGGACCACAGGGACCGCAAGGACCTCAGGGTCCAGCTGGACCTCAGGGTCCTGTAGGACCACAAGGACCTCAGGGAATACAAGGACCGACTGGACCGACTGGTGCTACCGGTGCGACTGGTGCCCAAGGACCAACTGGACCTACTGGTGCGACTGGTGCGACTGGTGCCCAAGGACCAACTGGACCTACTGGTGCGACTGGTGCGACTGGTGCCCAAGGACCAACTGGACCTACTGGTGCGACTGGTGCGACTGGTGCCCAAGGACCAACTGGACCTACTGGTGCGACCGGCGCGACTGGCGCTCAAGGACCTATTGGACCTACTGGACCTACTGGTGCTACCGGCGCGACTGGTGCTCAAGGGCCACAGGGACCAACTGGACCGACCGGCGCGACTGGCGCGACTGGTGCTCAAGGACCTATTGGACCGACTGGACCAACCGGACCTACTGGTGCGACTGGCGCGACTGGTGCCCAAGGGCCAACTGGACCAACTGGGCCGACCGGCGCGACTGGCGCGACTGGCGCTCAAGGACCTATTGGACCGACTGGGCCGACCGGTGCTACCGGCGCTACCGGCGCGACTGGCGCTCAAGGACCTATTGGACCAACTGGACCTACCGGTGCTACCGGCGCAACTGGCGCGACTGGCGCTCAGGGACCTATTGGGCCAACCGGACCGACCGGTGCGACTGGCGCGACTGGTGCTCA encodes the following:
- a CDS encoding DUF4489 domain-containing protein, which gives rise to MNDLDMRICECDCDECEDCNCNIVCERPRKHLKPNRTILKCGSQGGVTIPLATVAGAAFTLATVNVDTKALKNPCIKFEFASNIVTTAAVITLNFQVFKQCKGILTPIPVGPIWTFSRLVAITDANTFTFFVCDCDLCNDDCCTYSVVATVAGVATVGVTAINNATLAAIIVDNDCF
- a CDS encoding DUF4489 domain-containing protein, whose protein sequence is MQLPQPIQPKILNHSQCIQNVQECSCNSPPANQALIKCSAKGGIILPEHSEKNATYNVASLNIDTFSYRNFSIHFNFSCNILTTSARMHLRFQLFKQGNDLMALTPVSSSLVYSRNEDSRETNTFSFIAYDQDSMSCRCCNYSVYVEIMGFDTIGTIMITNPILIASIIENNSGIV
- a CDS encoding collagen-like protein — encoded protein: MNNCRNWDDDRCFDRCGCCPGPQGPRGCPGPTGPRGPQGPTGPRGPQGPTGPRGPQGPTGPRGFQGPTGPTGPTGPRGFQGPTGPTGPIGPQGPQGPQGPAGPQGPVGPQGPQGIQGPTGPTGPTGATGAQGPTGPTGATGATGAQGPTGPTGPTGATGATGAQGPTGPTGPTGATGATGAQGPTGPTGPTGATGATGAQGPTGPTGPTGATGATGAQGPTGPTGPTGPTGATGAQGPTGPTGATGAQGPTGPTGATGAQGPTGPTGATGAQGPTGPTGATGAQGPTGPTGATGAQGPTGPTGATGAQGPTGPTGATGAQGPTGPTGATGAQGPTGPTGATGATGAQGPTGPTGAQGPTGPTGATGATGAQGPTGPTGPTGATGAQGPTGPTGATGATGAQGPTGPTGPTGATGAQGPTGPTGATGATGAQGPTGPTGPTGATGAQGPTGPTGATGATGAQGPTGPTGPQGPTGATGAQGPTGPTGATGATGTQGPTGPTGPQGPTGPTGPTGATGAQGPTGPTGATGATGAQGPTGPTGPTGSTGAQGPTGPTGPTGLTGATGPTGSTGAAGPTGPTGPTGLTGATGPTGPTGATGAQGPIGPTGPQGPEGPQGPQGIEGSVGPTGATGATGPTGPTGPTGSTGAQGPTGPTGPQGPLGPQGIEGPVGPTGPTGAQGAAGPTGPTGATGAQGSVGPTGPQGSEGPQGPQGIEGSVGPTGPTGPQGIQGPTGPTGPAGISSGFIIPFATGYINATPATNSTGASSAISLTGYGESATTLTLTSETTFSINTADGWYTFTMPTDGTLQSIYANFATVAAFTPTTNITLYVAIATAPSNSANYTIITSSITPATQVYAQGTAYPAYTTRAGFSTGLNIPLTAGTQVAIVLGFTTSGGTQAQSLPFFYSGGLYLQ
- a CDS encoding collagen-like domain-containing protein; this encodes MNNCRNWDEKRCFDEGCCCGSEVRCCVGPTGPQGPRGCPGPRGPQGPTGPTGPQGPRGPQGPTGPTGPQGPRGLQGPRGLQGPTGPTGPQGPRGLQGPTGPTGPQGPQGPQGPQGPAGPQGPVGPQGPQGIQGPTGPTGATGATGAQGPTGPTGATGATGAQGPTGPTGATGATGAQGPTGPTGATGATGAQGPTGPTGATGATGAQGPIGPTGPTGATGATGAQGPQGPTGPTGATGATGAQGPIGPTGPTGPTGATGATGAQGPTGPTGPTGATGATGAQGPIGPTGPTGATGATGATGAQGPIGPTGPTGATGATGATGAQGPIGPTGPTGATGATGAQGPIGPTGPTGPTGPTGATGATGATGATGATGAQGPIGPTGPTGATGATGAAGAQGPIGPTGPTGPTGPTGATGATGATGATGATGAQGPIGPTGPTGPTGPAGTTGATGATGAQGPTGPIGPPGPFTQLRGFDLQLTGGTSVANGSPVIFNTILNNQSINISYNTSTGIVTLNAEQNYYISWWVSTDGAGPSTYVEFTLQINGSSGVSSSSPIVTGQLSGMALITVGAIPSTIALVNTTGQTVSYGATPVMAHMVIFEVSQ